The Streptomyces aurantiacus genome includes a region encoding these proteins:
- a CDS encoding VOC family protein, protein MKTRLGGFYPVIATRDVAASRDFYTRHFGFETTFEADWYVSLRHTADPRYELALLDHTHPTIPEGHRVPARGGLLLNFEVDDVDAEHHRLVEGAGLPVLLSLRTEEFGQRHFIVSAPDHVMVDVITTVPATGEYAGQYVQGRGE, encoded by the coding sequence ATGAAGACCCGGCTCGGAGGTTTCTACCCGGTGATCGCCACCCGTGACGTGGCGGCGTCGCGCGACTTCTACACCCGTCACTTCGGGTTCGAGACGACCTTCGAGGCGGACTGGTACGTGAGCCTGCGGCACACCGCCGACCCGCGGTACGAACTCGCCCTGCTCGACCACACCCACCCGACCATCCCCGAGGGGCACCGCGTCCCCGCCCGGGGTGGCCTTCTGCTCAACTTCGAGGTCGACGACGTGGACGCCGAGCACCACCGGCTGGTCGAGGGGGCGGGCCTGCCCGTCCTCCTCTCCCTGCGTACGGAGGAGTTCGGGCAGCGCCACTTCATCGTCTCGGCGCCGGACCACGTGATGGTCGACGTCATCACCACGGTCCCGGCCACCGGTGAGTACGCCGGGCAGTACGTCCAGGGCCGGGGGGAATGA
- a CDS encoding TetR/AcrR family transcriptional regulator: protein MAVSRAEQRVATRRALLAEGRRHFAADGYHDVVLAEVAQAAGVTKGAAYHHFESKAGLFRAVVAQVQHELGERVAEAAERYEDPWEQLRAGCRAFLAAGSDPAVRRILLVDAPTTLGWDEWRALDEESSARHLTEALQALVEAGIIDDQPVEPLARLLSGAMNEAVLWLARSGDPQARSQTERALDRLLNGLKA from the coding sequence ATGGCTGTCAGCAGGGCCGAGCAGCGGGTGGCGACACGACGGGCGCTGCTGGCCGAGGGGAGGCGGCACTTCGCCGCCGACGGCTATCACGACGTGGTGCTCGCGGAGGTGGCCCAGGCCGCCGGGGTCACGAAGGGCGCGGCCTACCACCACTTCGAGAGCAAGGCGGGACTCTTCCGGGCCGTGGTCGCGCAGGTGCAGCACGAACTGGGCGAGCGCGTCGCCGAGGCAGCCGAACGGTACGAGGACCCGTGGGAGCAACTGCGGGCCGGCTGCCGGGCCTTCCTGGCCGCCGGGTCCGACCCCGCGGTGCGCCGGATCCTGCTCGTGGACGCCCCGACCACGCTCGGCTGGGACGAGTGGCGGGCCCTGGACGAGGAGTCCTCCGCCCGGCACCTGACCGAGGCGCTCCAGGCCCTGGTGGAGGCCGGGATCATCGACGACCAGCCGGTGGAGCCCCTGGCACGTCTGCTGTCGGGAGCGATGAACGAGGCCGTGCTGTGGCTGGCACGGTCCGGGGACCCACAGGCCCGGTCACAGACGGAGCGGGCCCTGGACCGGCTGCTGAACGGGCTGAAGGCCTGA
- the yjfF gene encoding galactofuranose ABC transporter, permease protein YjfF gives MTTTTQKPPAPDSRTTSRIAGLLGDRRLPVLVTATLFLAMYVGGLSRYANYGFGEPQVFLNLFIDNGYLLVAAVGATFVILSGGIDLSVGSVIGFTTMFTAWLVERQGLPILVVIPMALAVGAFGGFLMGYVIHNFEIQPFIVTLAGLFLFRGLCLVISKESISISDSSVSSMAQTQVSLGGAFLSIGAIIALVVLAAAFYVLHYTRFGRRVYAIGGNEQSALLMGLPQGGTKIAVYTMSGFCSALAGLLFTLYIQSGDPLHATGMELDAIAAVVIGGTLLTGGSGYVIGTLFGVLVLGLIKSLIQFEGTLSSWWTKIATGVLLCAFILIQRAMTSRKKAGAGGT, from the coding sequence ATGACCACGACCACCCAGAAGCCCCCGGCGCCGGACAGCCGTACGACGAGCAGGATCGCCGGGTTGCTCGGCGACCGCCGCCTGCCCGTCCTGGTGACGGCCACGCTCTTCCTGGCGATGTACGTCGGCGGACTGAGCCGCTACGCCAACTACGGCTTCGGCGAACCGCAGGTCTTCCTGAACCTGTTCATCGACAACGGCTACCTGCTGGTCGCCGCCGTCGGTGCCACGTTCGTCATCCTGTCCGGCGGTATCGACCTCTCCGTCGGTTCCGTGATCGGCTTCACGACCATGTTCACGGCATGGCTGGTGGAGCGTCAGGGCCTGCCGATCCTGGTGGTCATACCCATGGCGCTCGCCGTGGGCGCCTTCGGCGGCTTCCTGATGGGCTATGTGATCCACAACTTCGAGATCCAGCCCTTCATCGTGACCCTCGCAGGCCTCTTCCTCTTCAGGGGCCTGTGCCTGGTCATCAGCAAGGAGTCCATCTCCATCAGCGACTCCTCGGTGAGCAGCATGGCGCAGACCCAGGTGTCACTGGGCGGGGCCTTCCTGTCGATCGGGGCCATCATCGCGCTGGTCGTGCTGGCCGCGGCCTTCTACGTCCTGCACTACACGCGCTTCGGCCGCCGGGTGTACGCGATCGGCGGCAACGAGCAGTCGGCCCTGCTGATGGGCCTTCCGCAGGGCGGCACGAAGATCGCCGTGTACACGATGAGCGGCTTCTGTTCGGCGCTCGCCGGACTCCTGTTCACCCTGTACATCCAGTCCGGCGACCCGCTGCACGCCACCGGCATGGAGCTCGACGCGATCGCCGCCGTCGTCATCGGCGGCACGCTCCTCACCGGCGGATCCGGCTATGTGATCGGCACCCTGTTCGGAGTCCTCGTCCTCGGCCTCATCAAGAGCCTCATCCAGTTCGAGGGCACGCTCAGCTCGTGGTGGACGAAGATCGCGACGGGCGTGCTGCTCTGCGCGTTCATCCTGATCCAGCGGGCCATGACCAGCCGCAAGAAGGCCGGAGCGGGCGGAACCTGA